The nucleotide window ATAATGTTACCAAATTATGCCCTTTGCATCAATTCTTTGTCAAATTATGATCTTATATCACTACATGTTTCTGAGTTTTCTTCTGTATATCACTAATGTGGTCCCTTAAATTTGTGTGAAGCAGTTGTTTCTTTTGGGGGCATAAATATATGTAACGAGTCCTGAGCAAAAGGTGTTCCGAAATCTTTTTAGATAGTTATATATTGTACTAGAACTCGTTAAGTTATAAAAAAAATATGAAGATACAAATTTTCATACAAGACCTTTGTGATTTTCAAGTTCTGACATACGGACACAAACTGCTAACATATTCAATATAGTAAGTTTATGCATTACTTCCATCTTGCATAACATTCCCTACTATGAAGCCCTCACTGAATTGAAAGATCTTAATAGGATTTCAACTGTTTGGAATTTGTGCAATAAGGGACCTTTTGGATTTCAACCGTTTGGAATTTGTGCAATATGCCTACATACGGACACAACTTTTTGGATCAAAGAATAAGACCACCAAAATTCCTGTGGATTCCTTTCCTTCACCTCATTTGCATAGGATTCTTAAGTCCTAACAGGAGGTTAAACCTCATGTAATTTTCCTTTGTGTCTTGCATgcaccttctctcttttttgattCCTGTTTACTTCCTGTGGAGTATGCAAACATCATCTGTGCAAATTCCTATGTTTTGGTTCCAAAATCATGACATTTCGGTGCTATGTGCTTCCCATTCCTGTGTTTCTAGAATATTGCCTTCCAGAGAGGCTCTAAAAATAATATAGAGAGGGTCCCCCCTGACTTATTATGAATATGTACATGATACATTGAGCCGATGTAATACTTAGATGTTCTCATTATTAGTTTTGACTTTTGACTATTTAATGTTGCTAGCTACAGAAGTATTGGACATAATCTTGTTGCTAGCACTTGGGGATTAATCAAAGATCAACATATAGTTAATGCTGGTAGACATGATATTTTTATGTTAGCCAAAGTATTACAAACTAGAAATGGATTAAAGTAAATCTGTACTTGTTTGATGTCTCAGACTTACAATAAGTTAGTTGCATGATGCATGGAAAGTTATATGTAAGCAAGTGTTATAAAACTGCTTTAGTTTATAACTAGGATCTCCTAAAGATTGTCTCCAAAGTTTTGATAATATTCACCAAAGTGTGTTTACTGTTCTGTGTCTACTACTTATTTTTTGGATAACTTTCAGAATCTGGCCACCATCTAGTTCTTTGTTGGGCCAAATGCAATTTGTGGAAAAAATCTTGTGTGACCAAATTGGGAGGTAGATTTGGCTGTAGTCTTGTAGTCAAATTTGGCCAATTCTGGCTACAAGCTGACATGCATAACCCTTGGAAAGATGAATATACACACACCTCACGCACATAAAAGATAATTGCCTTATGTAATTTGAattgcattgcatatcatatgaGTTTAACGCACCTCATGGACATAAAAGCCATGCCAACGAATACAGCTTTCACAGCATCCTTGCGTCCAGCGTATTCAATTGCTAATGGTAGCATCTCATACAGTGTCAGAAATGCCATTACTCCTCCCACTGTACAAAATGGAAAATTTGaataaatattatgttacttaGCAAAACTTATTAACATTTTTGAACTGTTCTTTACTCATTACCTAATCCAAGTAGACCTTCCAATATTTCTGGATTTAAGTTGCTCGGAAATAGGTATGCTGCAAGTAGCACAATTTTATATGCCATGTTTGAGATACAAAAGAGGAAAATATAAATGAAGTGCACAAACTCAACCTAGGATGTTACTCACTGAAGGGGGGAAAATCTGCTTGTAATAAAGATAAGTTCTAGAGAAAGATTAGTCGCAACTGGTTGTTCACTGTTTAATAAAGCTCTGCATCTCATTGATTAGAGCATTTTTTAAtgatctactccctccgtcctataATATAAGGTGTTATTACAACCAGTGTACTCATATATTGATTGTAATAACAtattatattatgggacggagggagtatgtacCAAGATCCATTTTCAATGACTGAGCTTCTCAATCAGATAGTAACATGGATCAGTACATCATTACTTCGTGGGGAAAACTCAATTGCTTTGAACAAGTCACTTGTAATAGAATAAGCGAAGACAACCTACCGACGATAATTACACCTATTGGTTCCGCAAAACCAGCAAGGGTTGCTAGTTTGAACGCTTGCCATTTGCTGCATCATAGACACAAAATAACAATATTATTAAACTGTAAACAGCAAAGCTTATTTTCTTTCCAAATCAGTGTGACTATAATATTTATTATACATTTTATGTATTTTAGCAATTATATGCTTTTTTATTATAAAACAAATCATATGCTTCTTTAGGTAATAATTAGTTTGATTAACCTTGTGAATTAAACCAACTAAGCTGTGCCTATTTTCTGATCATTTAGGTGAGGTTTTTTATAAAATATGCCTACATATGAATCAGCACTGTCATGTTAAAATATGTACTTCCTTGTTTAGCTGCAAGTCTTCTCAACCCAGCATTCACACAGACCAAGAAAACACTATATCTAATAAGTTGGTGAGGAATGACCATGCATACCCCTAATAAATGAGATACTACAAGCACTTTACTCTTCCAGAGCACATTAAAGTCGGTGTAGAATGGACTATTGCATTAACCTATTTACCCCTCGATGGATAGTTATTTTGAAGTTGAGACTTCTCAAGCCAGGGACAGTTAATAGTGAAGGCCTGAAGGGGAGAGTGTAAAATATATGATGCATATTGTGTAATAATTTTAGCCAGTACCTGCAAGTGGCAAAATATGCAGGGAGAGCTACAGCAATACCCTGCACATGAACAGAAAATTGCTACAAGTATTAGCAGATTCTTTGGTCTTGTAAACTTAGCTATGTCATTAGAAACACACCAACTTTTCACAAGAATCAGTTGTGTAAAACTTCACCCAATATAGTATTGTACTATTATGTATCTTCGAATCTGCTATGCATTTGCACTGTAAAAAGGTGGGAAGTATCTAAGTCCCAATTTTGTATGTTGGCGATTTATTGAGATTGGGAATGGAAGTTCCACTTCCAGTTTCCACCAAAATGGATATAGTTTAGACTTTAGAGTCATTTTAGATACTTAGATGACATTTTCTGCTCCATACCCATTCCCTATTCCATCTAAAAGCATTATAGATTTAATTACCTCCGGGATGTAGTGTAGAGCTATAGCAATAACCAAGTTAAGGCCAACACGGAATCCCTGAAAGGTAGATAAGATTAATGGGATATACAACATAAACTACTATTCTCCATTAGTCAGTGTCTTGCTCATACTTATTTGATATGTTGACAGTGTTATGGGCTAAAAATAAACATGCATCCAGAATAACTGCAAAAATGCTATTCTACTATAACATGCACGAATGTCGAATGGAGATGTAATACTTTTAGACAAATGACCCGTAGATTGAAATATTAATATTTCTAGAATGTACTTATCCATGAAACAGAGTATGGAGTGTTCAATACTTCAATACGATTTATCAGGTACATAAATCAATAAAaagaatactccctccgtcccgaatTACTTgccttagatttgtctagatacggatgtatctagacacattttagtgttagatacatacgtatctagacaaatctaagacaagtaatttggGACGGAGGTAATACCAGTCAATAATATATATAACATTAATTGAAATTTATCGTAAAAATTAATTCAATGGCAAAGGATAACATATACAAGCAATTTACTGATTCTGTCAAATGTGATCTGCCTGCCTATAATATACTAGTATTTTCTCAAATATATACCTTTGCGGTTCCGAGAAATGCTGCAGTACCCACCGGGAAGTTTTGCAAACTCACACCAGCAACTGTTCACGTAAGAACTTCGTTCATGAATGTGATCATTAAAAATTATAAACTTGTAGGAAAGGGGCATATCATTGTGTATATGATATATTGTTCTACATAATTTTGAGAACTTTCTAATTTCATGTGCTTGATTTATTTTAGATTTATTCTTCTATCACGTACTTTATGGAAAACTACTGCTGCTATCACCTGCCAAGATTGAATTAGTTTTAGGTGTTCAACAGGTGCTGTTGAAATAGAACTATTTTTGGTCATAACTCTATTAAACACTGAACAGGTCCTGAAGTTTTACTGCCAGCATCACTTGTTAAATCATGTCTATGATCTTAAATTGTATTTAGGTGTTCAATCTGAATCCTTTAATCTAATATTTCTACACACTGTCTTGTATGAACAAGCCCCATACGTTTGTTTGGAGTCAATATGCTCGAGCTCAGTACTGAAGTGTTATGTGTAGTCATATAACAATATCATCTGAAGAACCTATCACGAAAATGTGGATTTCTGTATAATATCTTAAAGGGCATGTTTTCTCTTTCCGGGCTCATGTTGTTGAAAACACTGTGATGCATTTTTGGTACTTGATGTTACAAGTTTTGCTTACTTCATGCTGTACAATGCTACTTTTCATTTGAAAGATTGAGCACACATGGATATATTCAATTATTCATACATTGAATGGCTGATAAGTTATCTTTGGTTCAGAAGCATCAACGTAGATGTGCAAATAGTTTGAGTAGAAAATATTTTATATGAAGCTAGCAAAGTACATCAGACTTACCAACTGCGGTGACAATTACACTAAAGATGACTCTTCTTCGGTGTCTCATCATAAGTTCCTTCCGTGCTGTACTGTTAACAGTCTTCTTCCCCAAATGAAATAATCCTATGTTACTTTTTCGATAAATGCTGACTGAAAAAGGCTGTTAGCAAAGTTGAGGGAATTTATACTTGTTTGTCATTTTCATCCGGTGGACTGCATTCTGGCTCAGGGAAAATATCGGCAATTGCTGAAAATAGAAGTGCCCCAGCAAAAAACTGCAAAGCAAGGATGAAAAAGATAAGAAATGGTACAGATGCCTTGCAAAACATCTTGCTTAAAACGCTCACCCAAAGGTTGCCTTTCAGAAAACCAATTGCATCAACAGCATCATAAGCCAGGTCAAAGAAGGACATGCTCAACATGAGCCCAGTAGCAAATCCCTAAAAAGAGTTGTCAAAACAATTGTTAAACGTTGATTTGTGTATAAATAAACCTATGCTGCTCTTTGGATGTGACCTTATGGTCAGAGTTAAGTAAATTGTTGTAGCATTTCACCTGTAATATCCCGAGTGTTCTGTTGTTTGGGGCATGATTTAGTATTGCCAGTAGTGCACCTGATGAGTAGCAATAAAGTATCATTGGCAAAAGTAGCAGGCAAATGCTAGATATCAAGAGGCACAACATCTTGCTTTTCATCTCTGCCTAGTCTATATCATTCCAACGCTTTCCAAATAAATTATGGGAAAGCTCCCATTGAGAAATAAAATTGCTTTTGGCTGTCACTTGAGTTATAGCAATAATAGTATCTGTAAAGCATCAGCTTATGGGCCCTCTATTCACGTTAGATCCTGGTTATATCATATTGCGTTGCTTACGAACTTAACACTTAAAGGCTTACTAACTAAACACTCGTCAGTTTTAAAAGCTGGAGTGTTTTTCCTGAAAACTTAAACCTACACTTAAAGGCTAGTTGGTGTCGAGGATTGGCAGGATGAGTTGGACACAGTGCAAAGATGGAGGGGGATACGAATTTGGGCGATGAGTGAGTGGATTCTGCTGTGGAAGCGGGTGTGCTGAACCAACAGGTAAGGACGTGTAATCCTTGTGCTCATGTGTGCTTCATCGAAAGTAATGTGTACACAAATTCTTCCCATTCTTGGTGTAACAGTAGCAGTCTATTTTCTCTCAGCTGTTAGATGCCAAGTATAAACTGAAAAGATTAATTACTCAATATTATGTTTCACTTTGAACAAACTACCATACTAACGGCCCACATAACATTCTCACAGGATATATATGAATGCCCCATGGACCTTGTACAATTTCGTGCTTAAGATGTACTGCGAGAAAAGAATCTTGATTGGAGCAACTAAATGGAAAACCCACACTACCAGTTACAGCTTTGGAAGGGAAACAATTGCAAAGGCAATGCATCAAATGAAACGCTTGATGCCAATGATGAATACTACTGTGCATGATAATAGTATGAACAGACAGCAGgagtgaagggctgaaggaagaCGCATGTATGCGTACCGAGGGAGGTGCTTAAGCCGCCTACGAGAGACAGGGTGAGAGCAACAGCGACCTTGGGATCCATATGAACAGACCGGCTTTCTGATGGAGATGTATATGAGCTTTATATACAGGCCAGGATGGTGACTATGACGTTAGGCAGTCAAGGAGCCCCTGTGTGCGCGGCAACCGATGATGTGATTGAATGGAAAGAAGAGGGAGGGGTGATCAAGTGGAGCTGCTGGCGCCTGGTTATATATTAGCTTGAACATCTACTCAGAGAAGTTGAGGGGGGCAAGTTTGGAATGACTTGGCACATGCTTGCTTGCTCGGTAGCTGCCCTTAATTCTTGGACTTCCTGGTGGTTGGGGTATGCCTGCGGGTAAGGTCATGCTGTGAGGTAACTCTATGCTAGATTTCTTGTGTGTGGTAGATGGGAAGAAAGCTATTTGGGACTAGGAATCTTACAACCTGACTGGCAGAGCCTTGCTAACACCCGAGGGGCATATCTTACAAGCTGACTGGTAGAGCCTTGCTAACACCCGAGGGGCATATCTTATTTTGTTTTTGTATGGAATTATATCGTGTATGTAAGCACTAAATTTTGATTTTTCATCGTATAACTGCGGCACCGTATTAATTACTCCCTCCATTACACCCGAGGGGCATATTGACacgttttagtgtgtttgttcactcatttcagtccGTATGTATCCCATATTAAAATATCCAAAACATTTTATATTTGTGAACAGAGAGAGTATATTAGTGTGTGAAATGAAGGAGGTTGAATCGTCTAAAGTCTGTAgcacatagttattagctagctGCTGGTAATCTGAGGTTGGTTGCGTATCTAGTGCATGCCATGAAACATGCCTCTTTGCTTCAAATGCGCAGTTGCATCACCAGCATGATACAATAGTTAACTGAATTTGCAGATAAAAAGCAGCGAAAGTGGAGCAAGCAGGAGGCGGACGTAACAAAAAAAGGGACGCCCCAAGTAGTCGAGTGGTGCTCGGGTTAGATCAACTTTCTAGTCGCGTGTCAATGCTTGCTTGTCCCGTAGCCCAGTAGGAATATGTGTCACAAAGTGAAGGAGGAGAACCGTGCTACGTAGCAGTGCACGAGCCTAGATCCTGACGCAGGTCGCTgtcgtcgtcggcggcggcgcaTATGGAGGGGAGGAGGGCGAGCATGCGGCGGTCGGCGCCCGAGATGGGCGGGCCGGCAAGGAGCAGGCAGAGGCAGGGCTGCCCCAGCTCGCGCACCGCCCAGCAGCAGTCGTCCGTGGGCGGCGCCGGGCTGAAGGGCGCCACCGCCGCCTTGCACGGGATCATCAGTCCCAGCAGCGCGCCGAGGTAGTTGTAGCTGCTACTGCCGCATGCCGCCGTCGACTCTCCTCCTTTTCCTCCTGCTGCCGGCGGTGATTCTCCGACGACGTCGAGCACCAGTGACAATGACACGACTAGCAGTAACAAGAGGAAGAGATCTGGTTTCTCGTCACGCCCCCGATGAATCATTCCGAACCAACGCAAGCTTGCTAGTGCAGCATGGTGAAATGCATAAATAAGACGTGATTGGATTGGTTGGTTAGGTAGGTCATGCGGTACGTCTTCTCTAGCAACCAATGAACGAATGCGTGAGTGAAAAATTACCCCCTCGTATAACTATAAGGATTAGTTTCATCCAATGCGACATGGAGTTTGTGAGCTACTAGCCCGAGTGAGCGGTAAATTTCATAAGAATAGCATTTAAAAAAAACTGTTTTTTTTCAAGAAACATTGATGTTTTTTCTAAATTTTCACAACGAAATCACATTCATGGAGGTGTGGGAAAAAATTGTTGCTCCAGAAAGTGTGTTTTTGAAGCATTTTGGAGCACTGTTTTTTTCCACACCTGCACGAATATGATTTCATCATGAAAATTTACACGCGTGTAGAAATACATCAATACTTCTGGCAAAAAAGTCCACAATTTATTGAAATTTTTACTATTCTATTGGAGTTTACTGTTTGCTCGAGCTTATGTGAGAGGGACGGTTCAATGGATGATTCATATCTCCCATTTTAACAGCACTTTCGCATCCAATGCAAATATTTTACTCACACAACCATTTGAAAGCACACTAAACAATAACTGAGGTCCGGTTCAATGGATGATCCATATCTCCCATTTTATTGCCTTAGTACCTACTGCGAGATAATGTCATCGCAGCTTATGAGTGCTTACACTATATGAAGAATAATAGGAGTAAGAAGAACTCTCATTGTGCCATTAAAGTAGACATGCAAAAGGCTTATGGCAGGTTGGAATGGGTATATCTGGAGGCAATCATGCGGAAAATTGGTTTGTGTGACTCCTTTGTGAGTGCAGTTATGAGAGGAGTTCGGTCTGTTTCATTCTCTTTGCTTTTCAATGGCAATCGAACAAGAGAATTTATCCCATCAAGGGGAATAAGGCAGGGGGGTCCTATTTCTCCCTATCTGTTTCTGCTGGCAGGTGAAGGCCTTTCTTGTTTGATCAAGCATGCCAGCAATGAGGGAGTGCTTCAAGGGATAACAATTGCACCTCAAGCCCCAACCGTCCATCATCTTTTATTTGCTGATGATTGTATACTTTTTTGCAAAGCTAAGAATGATGAGGTGGAGGCGCTCAAGTCTGTCCTGGATAGGTATTGCGGAGCATCTGGACAGCGTATAAATGTTGACAAGTCAACGGTGTATTTTGGTAAGGGCAGCCCGGAATCAGCAAGGAATGAGATCAAGGGAATTCTGGAGGTGCATAATGAGACACTCAATGAAAAATATTTGGGGCTACCTACGGATATGGGGGACTCCAAAAATGGTGTTTTTAGCTATCTAAAAGACCGTATATGGAAGAGGGTGCAAGGATGGATCGAGAAAACTTTAGCGGGGAGTGGGAAAGAAGTGCTCATAAAATCAGTTGTGCAAGCAATTCCCACCTACTCGATGGCAATATTCAAATTACCACGGGGACTTTGTCAGCACTTGACGTCTATTATCCGCAAGTTCTGGTGGGGAAGTAAGTCAGGTGAAAGGAAGATGGCATGGGTGGCATGGGATGATATGACAATGCCGAAATATAAAGGGGGTCTTGGCTTCAGAGATTTGGAAATATTTAACCTAGCCCTGTTAGCAAAACAGGCCCGGAGAATCCTTCAGGAACCAGACTCCTTGAGTGCTCGAATTTTAAAGGCAGTTTACTTTCCGTCCTCGGATATTCTTTCAGCCGAGGTGGGGAgctgtaacgccccaagaccaaTGTGCCAGGTGCCTTTGAGTTATTCGCTgctgttgccatgtcatttgcttgcgtgttgcatcttgtcatgtcatcatgtgctttgcatcatcatattttaaaacttgcatccgtcccggtctcctcgttccttccgttgtccgttctgagtccagacacccttgcacgcgcccgcggcatgtccgaaatattattttataagtggccggaaaatgttctcggattgggttgaaagttggcgtgtggccttattatagtgtaggtaggccgtctgccaagtttcatcacattcggagttcgtttgatagcccaaccgttaaactatagcggcattatagccggtctaacgtcggacgttttcggtctccggaaacagtccccgggtctctctcttctctcttctcagTCCATTTCCTTCTGCACTACATCTCACCGCCAGGCCCAGCCTAACCTCTCCCGTCAGcacgcggccctcctcgcgcgcgcgtccgagaagttgtcccggacccgacccgaacagtcgtcaccgtcgtgtccggatcatccccaaacatctacaaaatatctCCGTTTTCTTTGTTTGGTCTCCCTAACCTATTTATCTAGGACCGTCCGATTTAATCGGAGGGACCAAATACCCCTACCCAAAAATTCACTTGTTATTTAAAGACTAAGCCCTAAAACCTAGGGGAGCTGTCCCATCCATCAATCCCCATGCCGCCGCCACCTTCCTTGTTTTCCCCATCGATCCAATCCATCGATCCCTCCCGATCTCTCCACCCAACCAGTGAGCCTCCTCCCGATCCCTTCCAAATCAATCGCAGTAGCCTCGCTCCGTTCGAGAGGAGCTCGACCCCGAGACTCCAGCCTCCTCTCGCGCCCGAGGGGCTCCCCGAGCACCTCGTTCCTGTCGGCTTTGACACCGAGCCACCGGCGAGCAGCAGCTGCAGAGCCATCGCCAGGCCAGCCCCGTCGCGCGCCATTTTCTTTCCCTTCCTCCCTGGCTCACTTCTCCTTCCGTTCTCtgatccctctctctctctttctcgaTGTGTGTTGACCGCAGGAGCCGCCGTGAACATCACCGCAGCAGCCGGTC belongs to Triticum urartu cultivar G1812 chromosome 7, Tu2.1, whole genome shotgun sequence and includes:
- the LOC125521770 gene encoding zinc transporter ZTP29-like, which encodes MDPKVAVALTLSLVGGLSTSLGALLAILNHAPNNRTLGILQGFATGLMLSMSFFDLAYDAVDAIGFLKGNLWFFAGALLFSAIADIFPEPECSPPDENDKQTVNSTARKELMMRHRRRVIFSVIVTAVVAGVSLQNFPVGTAAFLGTAKGFRVGLNLVIAIALHYIPEGIAVALPAYFATCSKWQAFKLATLAGFAEPIGVIIVAYLFPSNLNPEILEGLLGLVGGVMAFLTLYEMLPLAIEYAGRKDAVKAVFVGMAFMSMSLYFLEVSLPKEMSA
- the LOC125521771 gene encoding uncharacterized protein LOC125521771 — its product is MIHRGRDEKPDLFLLLLLVVSLSLVLDVVGESPPAAGGKGGESTAACGSSSYNYLGALLGLMIPCKAAVAPFSPAPPTDDCCWAVRELGQPCLCLLLAGPPISGADRRMLALLPSICAAADDDSDLRQDLGSCTAT